In a single window of the Pocillopora verrucosa isolate sample1 chromosome 4, ASM3666991v2, whole genome shotgun sequence genome:
- the LOC131775542 gene encoding A.superbus venom factor 1, which translates to MAELLGAMLRITVLLLALGCVAAKRFSIMAPNMFHIGVQEKVSVTVFDAPQPVTVKLYLQDYPHRQKTFSEVQGVATNDKSIFLPIKVDPQDLSDPSSVDKQYIYLIAKSDDGHFQFHKEAKILLSYKDGVVFIQTDKPVYTPRQSVKIRVMPLEFDMKPSRRKITVVVMNPQGVRVQQWKDLDTTTGIISKRLELGDFILHGNWTITAVYGHQNIHNTSVQFEVKEYVLPKFSVKVSVPPYILKTDDEFGINITARYTYGKPVLGSATYSLFIEGVDGQTIKFDAQTIILHSSGVTTVPRRIQMIRDLPGNIWFPLKARLLVQVDVVEAVTGNKATVEDRTCQFTSSPYRIAFKNTPRYFKPGLRYVVKAVVTYPNTKPAKNVPMLISAKGKQGNNEIDLKREDRDPNVVDLTDENGEVEFVVDACSNCAEINIKVKTDNQNLTPQQNAVARLIVNPFDAENGPLIMVRQLTHGKVGRKIQCESYRSRNDAAAKLSFAVVSRGRIISHNTTDNFDGMFKSWSFRVTSEMSPSARLIGYYIDSNERVVADSILLRIDDKLPTEVEFPDSWQQQADGSFVQLNEVKKDPGRHYLLEVRAPQGTRLGLLSVDQSVYLLRNENRLTKDRIFKTIEGLDLGCGVGGGRNNKDIFKNAGVVLMTENFVSDGREDYGCEHNNARKKRSASKEDCKAYCKMGEKPDEEGRSCARRYIDDTTFASPSCRTTFWRCCKKAFGAEDSALLARNLDLGDDFGPSEEEILSQTQVRSFFPETWIYDEKVVGPDGLVQMGVTIPDTITTWVMQAVAINNRTGLGLATPLRILAWRPIFLSLKFPYSVKRGEQISILATVFNYHDQELRAKIYLQGDKDFCSIAADGKKAQIGIVDIPPGNARSVAVPIVPKRIGEISIEVSVILAGDVGGAMMNQAGDSVRRKLYVVPEGKETRKTQSFVLDPNGNLNDGPKNGDQKQNKPTAAPFQRQSRVDSNGQHDIIKLEFPEKAIPGSVGAVVYVTGNLLGPVVNTTIEGGLERFIRQPTGCGEQNMIGLAPNVYVLKYLMSTNQLSGANEANAFRFIQSGYERELNYRRSDMSFSAFGNSRPGSTWLTAFVMRVFCEAQQFAGVNIDEGMVCRSVEWLMNNQRGDGALPEVNAVIHREMVGGVYTEGDVAMTAFVLTALAECKCSGAASKASILRATDYLEKQYKNLNRPYSMSLTAYALALVNSKEKTNANDRLVQRAIYDNAKKSRYWNTGGNALDVETAGYALMTQVLLGRTGYAGPIVTYMTSQRQGGVGFVSTQDTVVALQALAMYSEETVGNNLDLRVKLSSVMNGDWKPPPVHITPDNALLRRQFDIKNLLGGDLFVDTQGTGVGMVEVEVRYNVPSTRGESCKFDLNITVKEIKEPKVGNLFGPVEDEPDDDNEKGKKNDKGGINRCKKLKGKKAKRKCRKEEKEKQKKRNKNKSNKNKRPPPKHQPVKSIHLKVCTRYKERGNIGMSIMDIGILTGFKPDQISLNKLQDIAEVDKLEVSHTSLVVYLSEIRSDRPLCVDVRFDKEYYVGVVQAVPVNVYDYYEPDQSCSKFYGPDKHSPLKLGVCEVGSRSCKCTQDECAQRDPPIGDVDKLINLACDNYNYVIKGKVLLIDEDGSMLNYVVEVLQVIQQGHKNLKVRQRIELKKRGSCQSPDMKENTDYLIMGLDKGGRYQLDKTAFVKLWPEKRGLNKDILEDFAQRYVCP; encoded by the exons ATGGCGGAGCTTCTCGGCGCAATGCTGCGAATAACAGTACTTCTGCTTGCGTTGGGTTGTGTAGCAGCCAAAAG GTTTTCTATAATGGCTCCCAATATGTTTCACATTGGTGTCCAGGAGAAGGTATCAGTGACGGTGTTCGACGCACCGCAACCGGTGACAGTGAAGTTATACTTACAAGACTATCCACATAGACAAAAGACATTCTCAGAAGTGCAAGGAGTTGCGACAAACG atAAAAGCATTTTTCTTCCCATAAAG GTGGACCCACAGGACCTTTCAGATCCCAGTTCCGTAGATAAACAGTATATTTATTTGATTGCAAAGTCAGATGATGGCCACTTTCAGTTTCACAAAGAAGCGAAGATTCTTTTGAGTTACAAAGACGGGGTGGTATTCATACAGACTGACAAACCCGTCTACACACCAAGACAGAGTG TGAAAATCAGAGTGATGCCGCTTGAGTTTGACATGAAGCCATCAAGGAGGAAG ATTACCGTAGTAGTCATG aatCCACAGGGTGTCCGTGTACAACAGTGGAAAGACTTGGACACCACTACAG gtatCATATCAAAAAGGCTCGAACTGGGCGACTTTATACTCCATGGTAATTGGACCATAACAGCCGTTTACGGTCATCAG aacatcCACAACACTTCTGTGCAGTTTGAAGTTAAAGAATATG TGCTCCCCAAGTTTTCAGTGAAAGTCTCAGTGCCACCTTACATACTGAAAACAGACGATGAATTCGGGATCAATATTACTGCAAG gTACACTTATGGGAAACCTGTTCTCGGAAGTGCTACatattctttgtttattgagGGTGTTGATGGTCAAACTATAAAGTTTGATGCGCAAACCATTATA CTTCACAGCAGTGGAGTTACTACCGTCCCACGACGGATCCAGATGATTCGAGACCTTCCTGGGAATATCTGGTTCCCGTTGAAAGCCAGACTTCTGGTTCAGGTTGATGTTGTTGAGGCGGTGACTGGTAACAAGGCAACTGTTGAGGATAGAACATGCCAATTTACATCAAGCCCTTACCGCATTGCCTTTAAGAACACACCAAGATATTTTAAACCAGGATTGCGGTATGTAGTGAAG GCTGTTGTTACCTATCCCAACACAAAGCCAGCTAAGAATGTTCCAATGCTGATTTCTGCCAAAGGGAAACAGGGAAATAACGAAATCGATTTGAAGAGAGAGGATCGAGACCCCAATGTGGTAGACTTGACAGATGAAAATGGAGAGGTTGAGTTTGTAGTGGATGCTTGTTCAAACTGTGCGGAAATTAATATTAAG GTTAAAACGGACAATCAGAACCTAACTCCTCAACAGAATGCAGTCGCCAGGTTGATTGTGAACCCATTTGACGCAGAAAATGGACCGCTGATTATGGTTCGTCAGCTGACACATGGAAAG GTTGGCCGTAAAATACAGTGTGAAAGTTATCGAAGCCGCAACGACGCTGCAGCCAAACTTTCGTTTGCG GTTGTGTCTCGAGGACGAATTATTTCTCACAACACAACAGACAACTTTGACGGAATGTTCAAAAGTTGGTCGTTCCGTGTCACTTCTGAAATGTCACCATCAGCACGTTTGATTGGTTATTACATTGACAGCAACGAACGCGTTGTAGCTGACAGCATTTTGCTCAGAATTGATGACAAACTTCCAACCGAG GTCGAATTTCCAGATTCGTGGCAACAGCAGGCCGATGGGTCCTTCGTGCAGCTCAACGAAGTGAAAAAAGACCCTGGGAGACATTACCTACTGGAAGTCAGGGCCCCACAAGGGACGCGTCTGGGTCTTCTGAGTGTAGACCAAAGTGTGTACCTGTTGAGAAACGAGAACAGACTTACTAAGGACAGG ATTTTTAAGACCATAGAGGGACTTGATCTTGGTTGTGGTGTAGGAGGAGGACGGAACAACAAAGACATTTTTAAG AATGCTGGTGTTGTCCTGATGACTGAGAACTTTGTGAGTGACGGGAGAGAAG ATTACGGCTGCGAGCACAATAATGCTCGGAAAAAGAGGAGTGCAAGCAAAGAAG ATTGCAAAGCATACTGTAAAATGGGTGAAAAGCCAGACGAGGAAGGGAGAAGCTGTGCAAGGCGCTACATAGACGACACTACATTTGCTTCGCCCTCTTGTAGGACAACGTTCTGGCGATGCTGTAAAAAAGCTTTTGGTGCAGAAG ATTCTGCACTTCTGGCAAGAAATCTGGATCTCGGTGATGACTTTGGTCCAAGTGAAGAAGAAATCCTCTCTCAAACACAAGTCAGATCTTTTTTCCCGGAAACCTGGATCTACGACGAGAAAGTTGTTGG CCCGGATGGATTGGTTCAGATGGGTGTCACCATACCCGACACCATTACCACGTGGGTCATGCAGGCCGTGGCAATCAACAATAGAACTGGACTGGGTCTAGCCACGCCTCTCAGGATTCTGGCATGGCGTCCAATATTTCTCTCTCTGAAGTTCCCATATTCAGTCAAAAGAGGAGAGCAAATATCCATCCTGGCAACAGTGTTTAACTACCATGATCAAGAGCTGAGA GCAAAAATTTACCTCCAGGGTGACAAAGATTTTTGCTCGATTGCTGCTGATGGCAAAAAAGCTCAGATTGGTATCGTTGATATTCCGCCCGGCAATGCTCGCTCGGTTGCTGTGCCAATTGTTCCTAAAAGAATTGGAGAAATCTCAATTGAGGTCTCAGTCATACTAGCAGGTGATGTTGGTGGAGCAATGATGAACCAAGCTGGAGATTCTGTGAGAAGAAAACTTTACGTTGTG CCGGAAGGAAAGGAAACTCGGAAAACACAGTCTTTCGTATTGGATCCAAATG GAAACCTAAACGATGGTCCTAAAAATGGAgatcaaaagcaaaacaaaccaACTGCCGCACCCTTCCAGAGACAAT CGCGAGTGGATAGCAACGGTCAGCATGACATTATCAAGTTGGAGTTTCCAGAGAAAGCCATTCCTGGTTCAGTCGGTGCAGTAGTTTATGTGACAG GGAACCTTCTTGGTCCAGTCGTCAACACTACCATTGAGGGTGGTCTGGAGAGATTTATCAGACAACCTACTGGTTGTGGGGAGCAAAATATGATAGGGCTTGCACCGAACGTCTACGTTTTAAAATATCTGATGAGCACCAATCAGCTGAGTGGAGCAAACGAAGCAAATGCGTTTCGATTCATTCAATCAG GCTATGAAAGAGAATTGAACTATCGTCGAAGTGATATGTCGTTCAGCGCATTTGGAAACAGCCGACCTGGAAGTACATG GCTGACCGCTTTTGTAATGAGAGTATTCTGCGAGGCTCAGCAGTTTGCAGGAGTAAACATTGATGAAGGAATGGTTTGTCGGTCTGTTGAATGGCTGATGAATAACCAACGAGGAGATGGGGCTTTGCCCGAAGTCAACGCAGTCATTCACAGAGAGATGGTC GGAGGTGTTTACACGGAAGGAGATGTTGCCATGACAGCTTTTGTTTTAACTGCCCTCGCGGAATGCAAATGCTCAGGAGCG GCCTCAAAAGCCTCCATACTTCGCGCGACAGATTACTTGGAGAAGCAGTACAAAAACCTGAACAGACCTTACAGTATGTCTCTCACAGCATATGCTTTGGCATTGGtaaatagcaaagaaaaaaccaaCGCCAACGACCGCCTAGTACAAAGGGCTATATATGACAATG CTAAAAAGTCACGTTACTGGAACACTGGTGGCAATGCGTTGGATGTGGAGACCGCTGGTTACGCGCTGATGACTCAAGTTCTCCTCGGACGCACAGGTTATGCAGGTCCTATTGTGACGTATATGACCAGTCAAAGGCAGGGCGGTGTTGGATTCGTGTCTACTCAG gaTACAGTGGTAGCTCTTCAAGCTTTAGCTATGTACAGTGAAGAGACCGTCGGTAACAACTTGGATCTGAGAGTGAAATTGTCATCAGTAATGAATGGAGACTGGAAACCACCGCCGGTACACATCACGCCAGATAACGCACTGCTGCGGAGACAATTCGAT ATCAAGAATCTCCTTGGGGGAGATCTCTTTGTCGACACTCAAGGAACCGGTGTAGGAATGGTGGAG GTTGAAGTTCGTTACAACGTTCCTTCGACTCGTGGCGAGAGTTGTAAGTTTGACCTAAACATCACagtgaaagaaatcaaagaaccTAAAGTGGGCAATTTGTTTGGCCCTGTGGAAGATGAAcctgatgatgataatgagaaaggaaaaaagaacgaCAAGGGAGGAATAAATCGGTGCAAGAAATTAAAAGGCAAGAAAGCgaaaagaaaatgcagaaaagaggagaaagaaaagcaaaagaagAGGAATAAGAACAAgagtaataaaaacaaaaggccTCCACCTAAACATCAGCCCGTGAAGAGCATTCACTTAAAAGTTTGCACTAG gtacaaagagagaggTAATATCGGAATGTCTATAATGGATATTGGAATTTTGACAGGATTTAAACCCGATCAGATCTCACTGAATAAG TTGCAGGATATAGCTGAAGTGGATAAACTTGAGGTCTCACACACCTCACTGGTTGTTTACCTCAGTGAG ATTCGCAGTGACCGTCCTCTGTGTGTAGATGTTCGGTTTGATAAAGAATATTATGTGGGAGTCGTGCAAGCGGTACCGGTGAATGTATACGACTACTACGAACCAG ATCAATCCTGCAGCAAATTTTATGGACCTGACAAGCACAGCCCGTTGAAGTTGGGAGTTTGTGAAGTTGGCTCAAGATCGTGCAAATGCACCCAAG ATGAATGTGCTCAAAGAGATCCTCCTATTGGTGATGTGGACAAGCTGATTAATTTAGCTTGTGACAATTACAATTACG TTataaaaggaaaggttctgctGATCGATGAAGACGGTAGTATGCTAAACTACGTTGTCGAGGTTTTGCAAGTTATTCAACAAGGCCACAAGAACTTAAAGGTTAGACAGAGGATCGAACTCAAGAAACGTGGATCGTGCCAGAGTCCCGATATGAAGGAAAATACAGATTACTTGATCATGGGGTTGGATAAAGGGGGCAGGTACCAGCTGGACAAGACTGCGTTTGTTAAACTGTGGCCAGAGAAACGTGGTCTCAACAAGGATATTTTGGAGGATTTTGCTCAGAGATATGTCTGCCCTTAG
- the LOC131775549 gene encoding complement C2: MSLGLKIALCAFAAILTCSVQCVKSARSGRKGCAQVLRDLKRNPPNHTVIQINIRLFKAKYICHKGFILSGSELRTCRRGRWREKEDPKCLVPRPCGRPKVIPHLKYTGSSFNFKDNLKYECDVGFKLKGPKRRKCGITRKWSRAPKCLGPCGKPSDVPHAHVEGSSYDFKDTLSYSCVRGYKLNGPISRKCLENGVWSTAPSCSRIQCEDPGKLTMRNGNITSDETNFFYGATLLFECNEGYELKGSKTVSCLENGWIPRRWPYCSKKVCPDPGRPEGGHRFGYRKVGSTMQFSCQAGYKLHGSAVRTCLENKEWSGSLTTCQNGNTHCPILGTPVSGRKYGSNYNKGDIVKFKCNLGFVLKGSAVRVCRENRTWNGTETFCKDKVEDSFEDVSTTAFNLRKNLIDTLLTYTSVNTTNSSGNTRGRAIFNQYDNMLDLVFVLDASTSVTREKFQLGLRFVKKLVKFLGTNSTRAFKNKIRTAAVTFGTDVTLHFNLGDEKGSTIQKTLAAIDDIRFEGGATASADALKKVKDVVVPHKRFGSDGVLIFITDGKSNTGGPPQKLAAKLREEDDFEIYVIGVGRDVRQTELWQIASYGKRNVVRLRTYEDLDRVIDKAVNTYVNYSSCGESQYDLRGRIVGGEISRRGRWPWQVAIYIVANYDWAGQQKFHCSGSLISRQWVLTAAHCFFKKEKNEVRRLTSPSSYVLYAGVHNLTRKGNKETTQERKPKKIIPYDDDFDFSSFRNDIALVKVEPPFELKAFVRTVCLPEKGEPDLATPGNYGTVAGWGGTKHVPIGERAKSRDSSEVLKHASFQIEDDRLCKKKASLKIDSAITFCAGDGKGKNDTCQGDSGGAYVRDTKVENGKRLAWVAAGIVSWGDGCAVKGQYGYYTKVHPFIDWIKQKMKQYKD, from the exons ATGTCTTTAGGACTCAAG ATAGCATTATGTGCGTTTGCTGCCATATTGACCTGTTCCGTTCAGTGTGTCAAGAGCGCAA GGTCTGGAAGGAAAGGTTGCGCACAAGTGCTCCGAGACTTAAAGAGGAATCCACCGAATCATACCGTGATCCAAATCAACATACGCTtattcaaagcaaaatacaTTTGTCATAAAGGATTCATTTTATCCGGGTCTGAACTGCGGACTTGCAGGAGAGGGAGatggagagagaaagaggacCCCAAATGTTTAG TTCCCAGACCCTGTGGAAGACCCAAGGTTATACCACACCTTAAATACACAGGTTCAAGTTTTAACTTCAAGGATAATTTGAAGTATGAATGTGACGTCGGCTTCAAACTGAAAGGAcccaaaagaagaaaatgtggTATTACTCGAAAGTGGTCCAGGGCACCTAAATGTCTAG GTCCTTGCGGGAAGCCCAGCGATGTCCCCCACGCTCACGTTGAAGGTTCAAGTTATGACTTCAAAGATACACTCAGTTACAGCTGTGTGAGAGGCTACAAACTTAACGGACCAATCAGCAGAAAGTGTCTCGAAAATGGAGTGTGGTCTACAGCTCCGTCATGTTCAC GAATCCAATGCGAGGATCCTGGAAAGCTAACCATGCGAAATGGAAATATAACTTCAGATGAAACCAATTTCTTTTATGGCGCAACTTTGTTGTTCGAGTGCAATGAAGGCTATGAGTTGAAAGGATCTAAAACAGTCAGTTGCTTGGAAAATGGCTGGATACCTCGACGGTGGCCATATTGTAGCA AGAAAGTTTGTCCTGATCCTGGAAGACCAGAAGGAGGTCACCGATTTGGATACAGAAAAGTTGGAAGTACGATGCAGTTTTCTTGTCAAGCAGGATATAAACTCCACGGCTCAGCGGTGAGAACCTGTCTGGAAAATAAGGAATGGAGTGGATCTCTGACTACATGTCAAAACGGAA ACACCCATTGCCCGATTCTTGGTACTCCCGTAAGCGGACGAAAGTACGGTAGCAACTACAACAAAGGAGACATTGTGAAATTCAAGTGCAATCTTGGATTTGTGCTCAAAGGTTCTGCGGTGCGGGTGTGTAGAGAGAACAGGACATGGAATGGCACAGAGACTTTCTGTAAAG ataaAGTCGAGGACAGTTTCGAAGATGTTAGCACAACGGCCTTCAATCTTCGGAAGAATCTCATCGATACCTTGTTGACGTATACTAGTGTCAATACAACGAACTCCTCCGGGAATACTCGCGGGAGAGCAATCTTCAATCAGTACGATAACATGTTAGATCTAGTATTTGTGCTTGATGCTTCCACCAGCGTAACGAGAGAAAAGTTTCAACTTGGTCTGAGATTTGTGAAGAAGCTTGTAAAATTCCTTGGAACAAATAGCACGAG ggctttcaaaaacaaaataaggacAGCGGCTGTAACATTTGGCACAGACGTTACACTACACTTCAATTTGGGAGATGAAAAGGGCAGCACAATCCAAAAGACTCTTGCAGCTATTGACGACATACGTTTCGAAGGGGGAGCAACTGCCTCAGCTGATGCTTTGAAAAAGGTCAAAGATGTAGTGGTCCCTCACAAAAGGTTTGGCAGCGATGGGGTGCTGATATTCATAACAGACGGAAAATCAAACACGGGGGGTCCTCCCCAAAAATTAGCGGCAAAACTCCGCGAAGAAGATGACTTTGAAATATATGTTATTG GAGTGGGAAGGGACGTACGTCAAACAGAACTATGGCAAATAGCGTCATATGGCAAGCGTAATGTAGTACGCCTCAGAACTTATGAAGATCTTGATAGAGTCATTGACAAAGCAGTAAACACCTATGTTA ACTATTCTTCGTGTGGAGAAAGTCAATATGACTTGCGCGGACGTATCGTTGGTGGTGAAATTTCAAGGAGAGGAAGGTGGCCCTGGCAAGTTGCAATTTACATCGTCGCaa ACTATGATTGGGCCGGACAACAGAAATTCCACTGTAGTGGTTCCCTTATTTCTCGTCAGTGGGTTTTGACTGCCGCTcattgcttttttaaaaaggagaaaaacgAGGTCCGAAGACTTACCAGCCCGTCCTC ATACGTTTTGTACGCTGGTGTCCATAACTTAACAAGGAAGGGAAATAAAGAGACCACGCAAGAAAGAAAACCTAAGAAAATAATTCCTTATGACGACGATTTTGACTTCAGCTCGTTCCGAAATGATATAGCTCTTGTGAAAGTCGAGCCGCCGTTTGAATTGAAAGCGTTTGTGCGAACTGTGTGTTTGCCTGAGAAGGGTGAACCAGATTTGGCAACTCCTGGCAATTACGGCACAGTGGCGGGATGGGGAGGAACAAAACATGTTCCAATTGGAGAAAGGGCTAAGTCCCGCGACTCATCAGAAGTGCTGAAACATGCTTCTTTTCAAATCGAAGATGACCGGTTGTGTAAGAAGAAAGCAAGCCTTAAAATCGACTCTGCCATAACATTTTGCGCAGGGGATGGTAAGGGCAAAAATGACACTTGCCAAGGAGATAGCGGTGGAGCATACGTTCGAGATACAAAAGTAGAAAATGGCAAACGCCTTGCATGGGTCGCCGCTGGTATTGTAAGTTGGGGCGATGGATGCGCGGTTAAGGGGCAATACGGATACTACACTAAAGTGCATCCATTTATCGACTGgataaagcaaaaaatgaaacaatataaAGATTAG